A genomic stretch from Sphingobacterium sp. ML3W includes:
- a CDS encoding sigma-70 family RNA polymerase sigma factor yields MWLNGDEAAFKHIFDHYYPRLLSASLKPIKNHQDAEELVMNTLLKIWQNKYRIGQINGHLTNYLFGILRQEIAGLARKKVLLTTDYADVPLQLLGSNDHPQLSMKELQAGYQAALDKLSTKQREIFLMSRSQLLTQKEIAEQTGLSIHTVNNHISSALKIIRRELKEYPHIIVLAFITTQSVTGLLN; encoded by the coding sequence ATGTGGTTAAATGGCGATGAAGCAGCATTTAAACACATTTTTGATCATTATTATCCGCGCTTATTGTCTGCTTCATTAAAACCGATCAAAAACCATCAGGATGCCGAAGAACTTGTGATGAATACATTGTTAAAAATCTGGCAGAATAAATATCGGATCGGTCAGATCAATGGTCATTTAACGAATTATCTGTTCGGAATACTGAGACAGGAGATTGCGGGTTTAGCACGAAAGAAAGTTCTCTTGACAACAGATTATGCGGATGTCCCGCTGCAGTTGCTAGGCTCCAATGATCATCCCCAGTTATCGATGAAGGAATTGCAGGCCGGTTATCAGGCTGCATTAGATAAGTTAAGTACCAAACAGCGAGAAATCTTCTTGATGAGCCGCAGTCAATTATTGACACAAAAAGAAATTGCGGAGCAAACAGGCCTCTCGATCCACACAGTAAATAACCACATCAGTTCAGCTTTAAAAATCATTCGTCGGGAATTAAAAGAATACCCTCATATCATCGTCTTAGCCTTTATAACCACACAATCTGTTACAGGACTGTTAAATTAA
- a CDS encoding FecR domain-containing protein: MRIERPSRKALITYFEGSSSHEEEKLILHYLSLDIDAEYIASCMKEAWSNLDGESMILSESQQIRAWNNFQLHQKELVQFSDERKHNWFVYAACIVFLILSTMGIFWHQQFSEKEATSIVYHAGFGKQQKVHLKDSSTVLLFPGSSLKVTADFNQAERKVSLSGRAYFKVTHNSQKPFEVQAERLTTKVLGTSFEVNTDRLDHQQTITLHTGKVNIRDNKCTLANLHPNQQLIYDQKKHLFRIINVDASQTLSWINGELSYDLVPLQQICLDLEKWYNVKIEIKDRQLANKKISTSFKNTPIQEVLHIISLATGMSYTIKGNLIKIY; this comes from the coding sequence ATGAGAATAGAACGACCATCACGCAAAGCGCTGATTACATATTTTGAGGGATCAAGTTCCCACGAAGAAGAAAAATTGATTCTTCATTATTTATCGTTGGATATCGATGCGGAATATATAGCATCCTGCATGAAAGAAGCTTGGTCCAACTTAGATGGAGAATCTATGATTCTCTCCGAAAGTCAGCAGATTCGCGCTTGGAATAATTTTCAGCTGCATCAAAAGGAACTGGTTCAATTTTCAGACGAAAGAAAACATAACTGGTTTGTTTACGCTGCCTGCATCGTTTTCCTCATCTTGAGTACAATGGGCATATTCTGGCACCAACAGTTCTCAGAGAAAGAGGCTACTTCTATCGTATATCATGCGGGATTTGGAAAACAGCAAAAAGTACACTTAAAGGACAGTAGTACCGTACTGCTCTTTCCGGGATCCTCCCTAAAAGTTACAGCTGATTTCAACCAAGCAGAAAGAAAAGTTTCATTATCCGGACGGGCATATTTTAAAGTTACACACAACAGCCAAAAGCCGTTTGAAGTACAAGCGGAGCGTTTGACAACAAAAGTATTGGGCACAAGCTTTGAAGTCAATACGGATAGGTTAGACCACCAACAAACAATCACCCTGCATACCGGGAAAGTAAATATTCGTGATAACAAATGCACGCTAGCCAATCTGCATCCAAACCAGCAGCTTATCTATGACCAAAAGAAGCATCTTTTCAGGATAATCAATGTGGATGCATCCCAGACGCTGTCATGGATCAATGGTGAGCTCAGCTATGACCTGGTCCCGCTCCAGCAAATCTGTCTCGATCTTGAGAAATGGTATAATGTCAAGATCGAAATCAAGGACCGTCAGCTAGCCAACAAAAAGATAAGTACAAGCTTCAAAAATACACCAATACAAGAAGTGCTACATATTATTTCCCTTGCGACGGGAATGTCATACACAATAAAAGGAAATCTTATCAAAATCTATTAA
- a CDS encoding TonB-dependent receptor, with protein MSQILEKRIRLSTGDISGLQIITAIKEQVPGVRFTFDEQTNSKLKGHIDNSTSSLTLEELLLLIKKKLGINYENEGQNIIFSLPPAPQKPVQQKGNGAIKGRIVEFESSQPLPGATVYIKELKKTVQSDQQGYYHFIDLPSGTYSLQASFIGFRPEVSTIRVSATKEETYDIRLQGANVLDEVVITNSRKIRTAVAHTSERQLLSEIKNAQTLTSGISSQEISKSADRNAAEVVKKIAGVTVRDNKFIIIRGMNERYNLTYLNGNIAPSTELYSRAFSLDLIPSRIIDRILVYKSPAPNLMADMTGGAVKIFTKDARNIKHFDLELQLGVRPNTAFSSQFLTYQGSGTDFLGFDNGLRKLPSAVPGYGDFTKATLVQKSYVDNFSPYLQYGHKLMLPMMQLTANYYDSFKLGSKRVSMLSSLSYKSEGQQYAVNRANSFYGGDLDRTHVVTQENQSTEMAQLNLLQNFTYVIKDSSTLMFKNYFLQQGQSGTVVRTSKNDQYLVNEQSNDLAYLTGLTWRDRSPGFDLQERNIILSYTQRSLYSGNFSGDHYLEKGKQRLEWNLGYTYSIQKIPDQRVIRFQRNRQDGARVILPGPENLNWTAAYRYVPGPDDIENKDNSLDRGMLSRSWSQNTENVYNGSVDYTYKLQPWITLKAGTYQQWKSRKLFRRVYTLNEGDLNSAGYPENPVIGGNGNFMDFSKVFFQEQDLGKVWSTDYLRDDGSALKIFDRTSGSDAYIATEQLNAGYAAISLLPFHQKLDIYGGLRVEHNRQKVAGAIPPERVGDVNKPVLVDNKRTNYLPSLNIGYRPTQQMVLRLAYGQTVNRPEFRELSPYSELDYLNNQTIKGNNLLKPAEVKNYDMRIEWYPKDNVNAEVLSVGAFHKKLKSPIERMIYRSLYFGGPATVSFGNADQATVKGIELEVRKNLGFMSSSFFSNLSVSANITWIKSEVKKNIDTTINKNINPGLNPYYTRQLQGQSPYIFNAGLYYDNAGSGTKVALNWNLTGPSIYAAANGSAFNVDLQGTVPIINQGEQGSLIELKRQLLDFALTQRLLKSLQFKLSVQNILNQPIRIAEDENFTYKYEKAVYQGKDNVDISGDMISNQYKTDRHIICSFMYSF; from the coding sequence ATGTCCCAAATACTTGAAAAGAGAATTAGATTGTCTACGGGAGACATCAGCGGTTTACAGATTATTACCGCAATAAAGGAACAGGTCCCCGGCGTCCGATTTACTTTTGACGAACAGACAAATTCAAAATTAAAAGGTCATATTGACAACTCTACTTCTTCTTTAACCTTGGAGGAACTGCTTTTATTGATCAAAAAGAAGTTGGGAATCAATTATGAGAATGAGGGTCAAAACATCATCTTCAGTTTGCCTCCAGCTCCCCAAAAACCGGTGCAACAGAAAGGCAATGGTGCTATCAAAGGCCGTATTGTGGAATTTGAGAGCTCACAACCTCTTCCGGGCGCAACAGTCTATATCAAAGAGCTAAAAAAAACGGTGCAAAGTGATCAACAGGGTTATTACCATTTCATAGATCTTCCCTCGGGAACGTATTCATTGCAGGCCTCTTTTATAGGGTTCAGGCCCGAAGTAAGTACCATACGGGTTTCTGCAACAAAGGAAGAAACTTATGACATCAGGCTTCAGGGAGCAAATGTCCTGGACGAAGTCGTCATTACCAATTCGAGAAAAATCAGGACCGCCGTAGCCCATACTTCGGAAAGACAGCTACTCTCAGAAATTAAGAATGCGCAGACGCTGACCAGTGGAATATCGAGTCAGGAGATCAGCAAATCAGCTGATCGAAATGCGGCCGAGGTGGTCAAAAAAATTGCTGGTGTAACAGTGAGAGACAACAAATTTATTATTATCCGAGGGATGAACGAACGCTATAACCTGACTTATCTGAATGGCAATATCGCACCGTCAACCGAACTTTACTCCAGGGCATTTTCATTGGATCTTATTCCAAGCCGCATCATAGACCGAATTTTGGTCTATAAATCACCGGCACCGAACCTCATGGCGGATATGACTGGCGGTGCTGTAAAAATATTTACCAAGGATGCACGGAACATCAAGCATTTTGATCTGGAACTACAGTTGGGAGTCCGCCCCAATACAGCATTTTCTTCACAGTTTCTAACCTATCAGGGGAGTGGAACTGATTTTCTGGGATTTGATAATGGATTACGAAAATTGCCATCTGCAGTACCAGGATATGGAGATTTTACGAAAGCAACTTTGGTTCAGAAGAGTTATGTCGATAACTTCAGTCCATATCTGCAATATGGTCATAAACTTATGCTCCCCATGATGCAATTAACAGCCAACTACTACGATTCATTTAAGCTCGGGTCAAAAAGAGTAAGCATGTTGAGTTCGCTGAGCTATAAAAGTGAGGGGCAGCAATATGCGGTTAATCGTGCCAACAGCTTTTATGGAGGTGATCTCGATAGAACCCATGTGGTCACGCAGGAAAATCAAAGCACGGAAATGGCCCAACTGAATTTATTGCAGAACTTCACTTATGTGATCAAAGACAGCAGCACGCTTATGTTTAAGAATTATTTTTTACAACAAGGTCAAAGCGGCACTGTGGTAAGGACAAGCAAAAATGATCAATACCTCGTCAACGAGCAATCAAATGACCTCGCCTATTTAACTGGGCTGACCTGGAGAGACCGTAGCCCCGGCTTTGATCTACAGGAGCGAAATATCATCTTAAGCTATACGCAGCGGTCGCTATATTCGGGAAATTTTAGCGGCGATCATTATTTGGAAAAAGGAAAGCAGCGATTGGAATGGAACCTGGGTTACACATACAGTATTCAGAAAATCCCCGATCAGCGGGTAATCCGTTTTCAAAGGAACCGTCAAGATGGCGCCAGAGTCATACTGCCCGGCCCGGAAAACCTCAATTGGACTGCGGCTTATCGTTATGTCCCCGGACCTGATGATATTGAAAACAAAGACAATAGCCTGGACCGTGGAATGTTATCAAGGTCCTGGTCGCAAAATACTGAAAATGTCTACAATGGCTCTGTTGATTACACTTACAAATTACAGCCTTGGATTACCCTTAAGGCGGGTACATACCAACAATGGAAATCCAGAAAATTGTTCAGACGGGTCTATACTTTAAACGAAGGAGATTTGAACAGTGCCGGTTATCCGGAAAATCCTGTTATCGGCGGCAATGGAAATTTTATGGATTTTAGTAAAGTGTTCTTTCAGGAACAAGATCTGGGAAAAGTCTGGAGCACGGACTACCTCAGAGATGATGGTAGCGCATTGAAGATATTCGACCGCACCAGTGGCTCCGATGCCTACATCGCGACCGAGCAATTAAATGCTGGTTACGCTGCCATAAGTCTTCTCCCCTTCCACCAAAAATTGGATATCTATGGTGGTTTACGCGTAGAACACAACCGCCAGAAGGTCGCTGGTGCAATTCCACCTGAACGTGTCGGTGACGTGAACAAACCCGTTCTTGTTGATAACAAAAGGACAAACTATCTCCCCTCGCTCAATATAGGCTACCGACCGACCCAACAAATGGTGCTCAGGCTAGCCTATGGACAAACGGTAAATAGACCTGAATTCAGAGAATTATCACCCTATAGTGAGCTCGATTACCTCAACAACCAGACCATTAAAGGTAATAATCTTTTGAAGCCTGCTGAAGTAAAAAACTACGACATGCGGATTGAATGGTATCCGAAAGATAATGTAAATGCCGAAGTACTTAGTGTCGGGGCATTTCACAAAAAGCTGAAATCGCCGATCGAACGGATGATTTATAGAAGTTTGTATTTTGGAGGGCCGGCTACCGTTAGTTTTGGAAATGCAGACCAAGCCACAGTAAAAGGAATAGAGCTTGAAGTACGGAAAAACCTAGGATTTATGTCCAGCAGCTTCTTCAGTAATCTGTCGGTATCCGCCAATATTACCTGGATTAAAAGTGAGGTCAAAAAAAATATAGACACCACAATAAATAAAAATATAAATCCTGGTCTGAATCCCTATTACACGCGTCAATTGCAGGGACAATCCCCATATATCTTTAATGCAGGCCTCTACTACGACAACGCCGGGTCGGGCACAAAAGTAGCATTAAACTGGAATTTAACTGGTCCGAGTATCTATGCCGCAGCCAATGGTTCTGCCTTCAACGTGGATCTTCAGGGTACTGTGCCCATTATCAATCAAGGCGAACAGGGAAGTTTAATTGAACTGAAAAGACAGCTGCTTGATTTTGCTCTGACACAAAGGCTATTAAAAAGTCTTCAATTCAA